The following coding sequences lie in one Apium graveolens cultivar Ventura chromosome 1, ASM990537v1, whole genome shotgun sequence genomic window:
- the LOC141720795 gene encoding uncharacterized protein LOC141720795 isoform X2 → MQKSKRFCHTANENSRQPLGDITNTPLGDITNTPGVVSFSHIMRSENSKVMDKQGVQAKFIQSCNDISNTPGVVSFGHTRRSEISKLNGEQDLRARFKRFCNDTNAKSKQPLSDVTNTPRTSSFHYVGRSDFSKRPIRCIDKQDVHAKCKRFCNDANQKSKRPLNTPSSVMTKVEPKRLQAQFDGSIQFISLN, encoded by the exons ATGCAAAAATCCAAGCGATTTTGCCACACTGCAAATGAAAACTCAAGACAACCTCTCGGTGACATTACAAACACACCACTCGGTGACATTACAAACACACCAG GAGTTGTTTCTTTTAGTCATATTATGAGGTCTGAAAACTCAAAAGTGATGGATAAGCAAGGCGTGCAAGCAAAATTTATACAATCTTGCAATGATATTAGTAATACCCCAG GGGTTGTTTCTTTCGGTCACACTAGGAGGTCTGAGATCTCAAAACTAAATGGTGAGCAAGATCTGCGTGCAAGATTCAAGCGATTCTGCAATGATACAAATGCAAAATCAAAGCAACCTCTTAGCGACGTTACCAACACTCCAA GAACCTCTTCTTTTCATTATGTTGGGAGGTCTGATTTCTCAAAACGGCCTATTAGGTGTATCGATAAACAAGATGTGCATGCAAAATGTAAAAGATTTTGTAATGATGCAAATCAAAAATCAAAGCGACCTCTTAACACACCAA GTTCTGTAATGACAAAAGTGGAGCCAAAAAGGTTGCAAGCTCAATTTGATGGAAGTATTCAGTTTATCTCATTGAATTAA
- the LOC141720795 gene encoding uncharacterized protein LOC141720795 isoform X1 — MKGSKCTKNFPKKYCSSTMFDDCGFPIYRRRKTKHTVKVRNTELDNQWVVPYNRDLLVRYQCHINIEICKNGRCMKYLFKYCLKGHDRATVMVQSEKRNDQQSSEKKIQNEIKTYLDGRYICGPEVAHRIFGFDVHHRSMSVERLPFHLENGKYVTFKSTDSLDYICQQAAKRNSKLEAFFQLCQENVDARKYIY; from the exons ATGAAGGGTTCTAAATGTaccaaaaattttccaaaaaa GTATTGTTCAAGTACAATGTTTGATGATTGTGGGTTCCCGATATACAGAAGAAGAAAAACCAAACATACAGTTAAGGTTAGAAATACAGAATTAGATAACCAGTGGGTGGTTCCCTATAACAGAGATCTTCTGGTTCGATATCAATGCCACATTAATATTGAAATTTGTAAAAATGGACGTTGCATGAAATATCTTTTTAAGTACTGTCTAAAAGGTCATGATCGTGCTACTGTCATGGTGCAATCAGAAAAAAGAAATGATCAGCAATCTAGCGAGAAGAAAATACAGAATGAGATTAAAACATACTTGGATGGAAG GTACATATGTGGTCCCGAGGTTGCTCATAGGATCTTTGGATTTGATGTGCATCATCGTAGTATGTCTGTCGAGAGACTTCCTTTTCACTTGGAAAATGGAAAGTATGTCACTTTCAAATCAACGGATAGTTTGGATTATATTTGTCAACAGGCTGCTAAGAGAAACTCCAAATTGGAAGCTTTCTTTCAACTTTGTCAAGAAAATGTAGATGCCAGGAAATACATATACTAA